A region from the Lentisphaera profundi genome encodes:
- a CDS encoding LicD family protein has translation MIDPEVLRKAQLIMLDMLIEFDALCKKHELRYWLDSGSLLGAVRHQGFIPWDDDIDLSMPLEDYNKFLLIAESELSDEIFFQTSQSDPSFKFDYIKLRSKKAEIVEFHEKDQAIKYHQGIFVDIFPMLAIENSEANEKLYDRTLAEIRDVSAISLHTPKGTNNPVKRAALIASLKEQHLGWQNTQSKVIYGGEMPDVAASFEFKEVFPLSTLEFEGLSFPTPKNPSHYLNAIYSFDYRQVPPPHQRIIHAHSIDFNDYLQ, from the coding sequence ATGATCGACCCCGAAGTTTTACGTAAAGCGCAATTAATTATGCTTGATATGCTCATTGAGTTTGATGCACTATGTAAAAAACACGAATTACGGTATTGGTTAGATTCGGGTAGCTTATTAGGTGCAGTTCGTCATCAGGGTTTTATCCCTTGGGATGATGACATCGATTTATCTATGCCGCTCGAGGATTACAATAAGTTCTTACTGATAGCCGAAAGTGAACTTTCGGATGAGATATTTTTTCAAACTTCTCAAAGCGATCCCAGCTTCAAATTTGATTATATTAAACTACGCTCCAAGAAAGCTGAAATTGTCGAATTTCACGAAAAGGATCAAGCTATAAAATACCATCAAGGTATTTTTGTAGATATTTTCCCCATGCTCGCTATAGAAAATAGCGAGGCCAATGAAAAACTCTACGATAGAACACTTGCTGAGATCCGAGATGTATCGGCGATTAGCCTGCATACACCAAAAGGGACAAATAATCCCGTCAAAAGAGCCGCTTTAATCGCCTCTTTAAAAGAACAACACCTAGGATGGCAGAACACTCAGTCGAAAGTTATCTATGGTGGCGAAATGCCCGACGTAGCAGCTTCTTTTGAGTTCAAAGAAGTTTTCCCTCTGTCGACATTAGAGTTTGAAGGCTTAAGTTTTCCGACTCCCAAAAATCCCAGTCATTATCTGAATGCTATCTATAGTTTTGATTACAGGCAAGTCCCACCACCTCATCAACGTATAATTCATGCCCACAGTATAGATTTTAACGATTACCTACAATAA
- the secA gene encoding preprotein translocase subunit SecA yields the protein MIAPILKKLFGSSNERFVKRMQPDVDAINAKEKEYQNLSEEQLKAKTQEFRDRLAKGEELNDLMVEAFATVKNTCRRLCGQEVTYMDKSEIWNMVPFDVQLMGGMIIHNGGISEMMTGEGKTLTASLPLYLNALTGKNCQLVTTNDYLAKRDSEWIGAIFRYLGLSVGCIQSMMPPDIRGEQYKCDITYGTNSEFGFDYLRDMGMAMSKEELVQRDHFFVIIDEIDSILIDEARTPLIISGPVAESTHKFDIFNPYVSRVFKEQVAICNKLIIEAREKLKSAVKDSDEFDDVIFDICKVRMGMPRNEQVIRILEDNDVRRAVEKKELFINSDANKSVLQEVKNELYFVINERQNDADLSDKGRTFMAPDDPDAYVIPDILELLQEIDSNTEYDDSQKIEKKREAQDQYEQKIEEMHNISQLLKAYCLYIKDIHYIVAPDDNGEERVVIVDENTGRAMAGRRFSEGLHQALEAKENVRIERETQTLATITIQNYFRLYDKLGGMTGTAVTEAKEFKDIYALDVVDMPTNRPCVRNDVEDRVFVTMKGKYKAIVAEVKEVNGLGRPILIGTPTVEVSEILSRFLRMEKIPHRVLNARRHQEEAEIITNAGQRGAITIATNMAGRGTDIKLTEEVVELGGLHVLGATRHDSRRIDRQLRGRCARQGDPGSSVFYVSFEDDLLRLFADRMTGILDRMKMGMDEDESIEGRMATMMIENAQKKVENQNFMIRKRTLEYDDVMNKQREIIYELRKDILVSDDPKIRLYDILNNTIEDQIHVFSTGRRGAYRVDREKLEQWLGTTFPLDFDLAAFNFEQPLEIAPLADLIIKRVISAYEEKEGQEDPERAKYLQRNIMLSALDELWIKHLRAMDSLRQNVQFAGIAQKDPLIEYKQQAFHLFTELEDDISQQILTNMFRTAVSLESIEEMLHNIPQTQQSAQDVEFENLIQQLKLMQEQEVSPEAVSIEDMMQMDAQNQAPEFIDAPPVRKPIERESPKVRPNDPCPCGSGKKYKVCHG from the coding sequence ATGATTGCCCCTATTTTAAAAAAATTATTTGGTTCGTCTAACGAACGTTTTGTTAAACGCATGCAACCCGACGTTGATGCGATTAACGCAAAAGAAAAAGAATACCAGAACCTAAGTGAAGAACAACTCAAAGCAAAAACTCAGGAATTTCGTGATCGCTTAGCAAAAGGCGAAGAACTAAATGACCTCATGGTTGAAGCCTTTGCAACCGTTAAAAATACTTGTCGCCGCCTCTGTGGTCAAGAAGTTACCTACATGGATAAAAGCGAAATTTGGAACATGGTTCCTTTCGACGTGCAGCTTATGGGCGGTATGATTATTCACAATGGTGGCATCTCCGAAATGATGACTGGTGAGGGTAAAACTCTCACTGCAAGTTTACCTTTATACCTCAATGCACTTACAGGTAAGAATTGTCAGTTAGTAACGACAAATGATTACTTAGCGAAACGTGACTCGGAATGGATTGGTGCTATTTTTCGCTACTTGGGTTTGAGTGTTGGTTGTATCCAAAGTATGATGCCCCCCGACATCCGGGGCGAGCAATACAAGTGTGATATCACTTATGGTACCAACTCGGAATTTGGTTTCGATTACCTCCGTGATATGGGTATGGCAATGTCTAAAGAAGAACTCGTTCAACGCGATCATTTCTTCGTTATTATTGATGAAATTGACTCAATCTTAATTGATGAAGCAAGAACGCCACTGATTATTTCGGGTCCAGTAGCCGAATCAACACACAAATTTGACATTTTTAATCCTTATGTGAGTCGTGTTTTTAAAGAGCAAGTGGCGATTTGTAATAAACTGATCATCGAGGCTCGAGAAAAATTAAAATCGGCAGTCAAAGATTCAGATGAATTTGATGATGTTATTTTCGATATCTGTAAAGTTCGTATGGGTATGCCTAGAAACGAGCAAGTTATTCGTATCCTCGAAGATAATGATGTACGTCGCGCAGTGGAAAAGAAAGAGCTGTTTATCAACTCTGATGCCAATAAATCTGTTCTTCAAGAAGTTAAAAATGAGCTTTATTTCGTTATTAACGAACGTCAAAATGATGCTGACCTTTCTGATAAGGGGCGTACCTTTATGGCGCCTGATGATCCCGATGCTTACGTAATTCCAGATATCCTCGAACTTCTACAGGAAATTGATTCTAATACAGAATATGATGATTCTCAGAAAATCGAGAAAAAGCGTGAGGCTCAGGATCAATACGAGCAAAAAATTGAAGAGATGCACAACATATCTCAGTTACTCAAAGCTTACTGCTTATACATCAAAGATATTCATTACATTGTTGCACCCGATGATAATGGTGAAGAACGCGTAGTCATTGTCGATGAAAATACGGGTCGTGCTATGGCAGGACGTCGTTTCTCGGAGGGTTTACACCAAGCCTTAGAGGCTAAAGAGAATGTACGTATTGAACGTGAAACTCAAACTTTGGCAACCATTACAATTCAGAATTACTTCCGTCTTTACGACAAACTCGGTGGTATGACAGGTACAGCCGTAACTGAAGCAAAAGAATTTAAAGATATTTATGCCTTAGACGTGGTAGATATGCCGACAAACCGTCCTTGTGTCCGTAATGATGTCGAAGATCGCGTTTTTGTTACCATGAAGGGTAAATACAAAGCTATTGTTGCTGAAGTTAAAGAAGTCAACGGTTTGGGACGTCCCATTCTTATTGGTACTCCTACAGTTGAAGTTTCAGAGATTCTCAGTCGCTTCTTACGCATGGAAAAAATTCCTCACCGCGTTTTAAATGCTCGCCGTCACCAGGAAGAAGCAGAAATTATTACGAATGCCGGTCAACGTGGTGCGATAACGATCGCAACCAATATGGCTGGTCGTGGTACCGATATTAAACTGACTGAAGAAGTTGTTGAATTAGGTGGACTCCATGTGCTCGGTGCAACGCGCCATGATTCTCGTCGTATTGACCGTCAGCTCCGTGGTCGTTGTGCACGTCAGGGTGATCCCGGCTCAAGTGTTTTCTATGTTAGTTTCGAAGATGATTTATTGCGTCTCTTTGCGGATCGTATGACGGGTATTCTCGATCGTATGAAAATGGGCATGGATGAAGACGAGAGTATTGAAGGCCGCATGGCTACGATGATGATCGAAAATGCTCAAAAGAAAGTTGAAAATCAAAACTTTATGATCCGTAAGCGTACCCTCGAATATGATGATGTGATGAATAAGCAACGTGAAATTATTTATGAGCTACGTAAAGATATTTTAGTTTCTGATGATCCTAAAATCCGTCTCTATGATATTCTGAATAATACGATAGAAGATCAAATTCACGTTTTTTCAACGGGCCGTCGTGGTGCATACCGCGTTGATCGTGAAAAACTTGAGCAGTGGTTAGGGACAACTTTTCCACTAGATTTTGACTTAGCTGCTTTTAATTTTGAGCAACCGCTCGAGATTGCGCCTTTAGCAGATCTGATCATTAAGCGTGTTATTAGTGCTTACGAAGAAAAAGAAGGTCAAGAAGATCCTGAGCGCGCTAAGTACCTCCAAAGAAACATTATGCTCAGTGCACTTGATGAATTGTGGATTAAGCATCTTAGAGCAATGGATAGCTTACGCCAAAATGTTCAATTTGCGGGAATCGCACAAAAAGATCCCCTTATCGAATACAAGCAACAAGCCTTCCACCTCTTCACAGAACTCGAAGATGATATTTCTCAGCAGATTCTAACAAATATGTTCCGTACAGCAGTTTCATTAGAGTCTATTGAAGAAATGCTTCACAATATTCCACAGACGCAGCAATCAGCTCAAGATGTTGAGTTTGAGAACCTTATTCAGCAACTTAAATTAATGCAAGAGCAGGAAGTGAGTCCAGAAGCAGTATCTATTGAAGATATGATGCAAATGGATGCTCAGAATCAAGCTCCTGAATTCATTGATGCACCTCCAGTGCGCAAGCCTATAGAGCGTGAAAGCCCCAAAGTTCGCCCCAATGATCCTTGCCCATGTGGTTCAGGTAAAAAATATAAAGTCTGCCACGGCTAA
- a CDS encoding YwbE family protein: MDGRNRSNIESGLEVKIVLKRDQRSGDLTEGIIQDILTNSSFHPHGIKVRLESGEVGRVKEISD; encoded by the coding sequence ATGGATGGTAGGAATCGTTCCAATATAGAATCAGGTTTAGAAGTTAAAATTGTCCTAAAAAGAGATCAAAGATCAGGTGATCTCACAGAAGGAATTATCCAAGATATATTGACTAATTCATCTTTTCATCCACATGGTATCAAAGTTCGTCTGGAAAGTGGAGAGGTCGGAAGAGTAAAAGAAATCTCAGACTAA
- a CDS encoding phytanoyl-CoA dioxygenase family protein, which produces MNTLFQEYKEKGFLVIKDFFNDDEISNFTSHIDPIYNNWRIENKSEITQEKLVNMHSLSDPKYFSKTPKSRIDFFNAICPRKLVNHLRMIFGEDIFFNNTQVFFNPDAEDKKPYWHRDLQYSPISVADQKNEMHNILALHVRIPLLAEKGLELIPGSHQRWDTDLENKVRYQQDGFSSDFNLADSKLIDLNIGDMIIFSAQILHKGVYDLSTERKALDICFGNMHPLISQYINPRVLPSNEEFKKIKNKQWYHYKGTS; this is translated from the coding sequence ATGAACACCCTATTTCAAGAATATAAGGAAAAAGGGTTCTTAGTCATTAAAGATTTTTTTAATGATGATGAAATATCTAATTTTACTTCACATATAGATCCCATATACAACAATTGGCGTATAGAAAACAAGAGTGAAATCACTCAAGAAAAACTAGTTAACATGCATTCCTTGAGTGATCCAAAATATTTCTCAAAAACACCCAAATCTAGAATTGATTTTTTTAATGCGATTTGTCCCCGTAAATTGGTAAATCACTTAAGAATGATATTTGGTGAAGATATTTTCTTTAACAATACACAAGTGTTTTTTAACCCAGACGCTGAAGACAAGAAGCCTTACTGGCATCGTGATTTACAGTACAGTCCCATTAGTGTAGCAGATCAAAAGAATGAGATGCATAATATACTTGCGCTCCATGTACGAATACCTTTGCTTGCGGAAAAAGGTTTGGAGTTAATTCCTGGAAGTCATCAGCGCTGGGATACTGACTTAGAAAATAAAGTTCGTTATCAACAAGATGGTTTCAGCAGTGATTTCAACTTAGCTGATTCAAAGTTAATAGATTTAAATATTGGTGATATGATCATCTTTAGTGCTCAAATCCTGCATAAAGGCGTATATGACTTAAGCACAGAAAGAAAAGCTCTGGATATTTGTTTTGGTAATATGCACCCATTGATTTCGCAGTATATAAATCCACGAGTCTTACCTTCAAATGAAGAATTCAAAAAAATCAAAAACAAGCAATGGTATCACTACAAAGGAACTAGCTAA
- a CDS encoding serine hydrolase — MKYISVLFTLAIITLPLFGDDTVPISGKKSKKIELIDEVMLKFLKQINNCTTASISVSKKNRTIVSRSYGWLDEAKTKPAPENVIIGIASCEKPITKAAIKYFFKKKRIDLDSSLLDLLKIKAPTQNYDKRIHDITINHILDHKAGWGADPLSKIPRKIKVHNLAIDEQLSHVLSKSLVTKPGSKDAYCNFGYDLMRYILTSLSKSSPEQFFITSLPRVDNDFYSYLNPINNKNIVWNIETGGPISASSSTLCSFMDQFWLTGEERKSGRPTWVMYGSLDGSTAIMDWRSDGYNVAILFNSRGGVTHDQIRDKVNATLNLIYK, encoded by the coding sequence ATGAAATACATCAGCGTTTTATTTACATTAGCTATCATCACACTCCCTCTTTTTGGGGATGACACCGTTCCCATCAGTGGCAAAAAAAGTAAGAAAATCGAACTCATTGATGAAGTCATGCTTAAATTTCTGAAGCAAATCAATAATTGTACTACCGCATCTATTAGCGTAAGTAAAAAAAATCGCACCATAGTTTCACGTAGCTATGGCTGGCTTGATGAAGCTAAAACTAAGCCCGCACCTGAGAATGTAATAATTGGTATCGCGAGCTGTGAAAAACCGATTACAAAAGCCGCTATAAAATACTTCTTCAAGAAAAAAAGAATTGACTTAGATTCTTCTTTATTAGATCTATTAAAAATCAAAGCACCCACACAAAATTATGATAAGCGGATTCACGACATTACAATTAATCATATCTTAGATCATAAAGCAGGATGGGGTGCAGATCCTTTATCAAAAATTCCGAGAAAAATCAAAGTTCATAACTTAGCAATTGATGAGCAGTTAAGCCATGTCTTATCCAAGTCCCTAGTCACGAAGCCCGGCAGCAAAGATGCCTACTGTAATTTTGGCTATGATTTAATGAGGTACATACTAACTAGCCTATCAAAATCGTCTCCCGAACAGTTTTTCATCACCAGTTTACCCCGTGTTGATAATGATTTTTATTCATACTTGAATCCTATTAATAATAAAAATATTGTTTGGAATATTGAGACTGGCGGACCTATTTCGGCCTCTAGCTCCACTCTCTGTAGCTTCATGGATCAATTTTGGTTAACTGGCGAAGAAAGAAAAAGTGGTCGTCCTACTTGGGTTATGTATGGTAGCTTAGATGGATCAACGGCTATTATGGATTGGAGATCGGATGGCTATAACGTTGCCATTTTGTTCAATAGTCGTGGGGGAGTCACACATGATCAAATTCGAGATAAAGTGAACGCTACACTCAATTTAATCTATAAATAA
- a CDS encoding pyridoxal-phosphate-dependent aminotransferase family protein, with protein MIYEDYAIFTPGPVKMSDEILQVGAQQTPYFRNQQFSDITFSCEKDLLEMVNAPEGSKVIFLTASGTAGLEATVMNLLNQEDNALVVNGGGFGARFVNICATHGIPHSNFKVKNTDLSDIETLAPKGNFNSLIVNAHETSVGHLYDLDAMGDYALKNDMLYIVDAISMLVTDPLDMQKSNIDLVIASSQKGLALPPGLTMVILAPKALEKLHDINSLYFNFKDYLKNGERGQTPYTPAVTIMLQLKARLDQINRRGGIEQSIAKAKEVARYFRNSIKALPLKEYTAYMPNAMTTLSPTDGKSAMDIVNALESDYKVMVCPNGGAERDIVFRVSHMGEMTKHYTDILINALHDYYGVARN; from the coding sequence ATGATTTATGAAGACTACGCTATTTTTACTCCTGGCCCTGTAAAAATGTCTGACGAAATCCTACAAGTAGGTGCACAGCAAACGCCCTACTTTAGAAATCAGCAATTCTCTGATATCACTTTCTCTTGCGAAAAAGATCTTTTGGAAATGGTGAATGCTCCCGAGGGTTCAAAAGTTATTTTCTTAACCGCGTCTGGTACTGCTGGTCTAGAAGCTACTGTGATGAACCTCCTTAACCAGGAAGATAATGCTCTCGTTGTTAATGGCGGTGGATTTGGTGCTCGCTTTGTAAATATCTGTGCCACGCATGGAATACCACACAGTAATTTCAAAGTAAAAAACACCGACCTTAGTGATATTGAAACTTTAGCTCCCAAGGGAAATTTCAATAGCTTAATTGTCAATGCTCATGAAACATCTGTTGGTCACCTCTATGACCTCGATGCTATGGGTGATTACGCACTTAAAAATGATATGCTCTATATTGTAGATGCCATATCTATGTTAGTGACGGATCCTTTAGATATGCAAAAATCAAATATTGATCTTGTCATTGCCAGCTCACAGAAAGGCTTAGCCTTGCCACCTGGACTTACGATGGTTATACTCGCTCCTAAAGCACTCGAAAAACTACATGATATCAATTCTTTATACTTTAATTTTAAAGACTATTTAAAGAACGGTGAAAGAGGACAAACTCCCTATACACCTGCAGTGACAATTATGTTGCAACTTAAGGCTCGACTTGATCAAATAAATAGACGTGGTGGTATCGAGCAAAGTATCGCTAAAGCAAAAGAAGTTGCTCGCTATTTTAGAAATAGTATTAAAGCCCTGCCTTTAAAAGAATACACAGCCTACATGCCCAATGCAATGACCACTCTCAGTCCCACGGATGGAAAATCGGCAATGGATATCGTCAATGCCTTAGAAAGCGATTATAAAGTCATGGTGTGCCCTAATGGTGGAGCTGAACGTGATATTGTTTTTCGGGTCTCCCACATGGGTGAAATGACTAAGCATTATACGGATATACTCATCAATGCACTTCATGACTATTATGGTGTAGCGAGAAACTAA
- a CDS encoding DOPA 4,5-dioxygenase family protein has protein sequence MNQLHTPTNIHKAYHAHIYFDDLSEPLAADIYQKIVSEFDFDLGRFHKKAIGPHTKWMFQVPFTHRDFDHFITWLEQNRDDLSILIHPLTGDNLEDHSKYASWLGSPVDLDLRLFKK, from the coding sequence ATGAATCAATTGCACACACCCACGAATATCCACAAAGCCTACCATGCTCATATCTATTTTGATGACTTGAGTGAGCCTCTTGCCGCAGATATATATCAAAAAATTGTTAGTGAATTTGATTTTGACTTAGGGCGCTTTCATAAAAAAGCTATTGGTCCACATACAAAGTGGATGTTCCAAGTACCCTTTACTCATAGAGACTTTGATCATTTCATCACTTGGCTTGAACAAAATCGAGATGATTTATCGATTTTGATTCATCCTTTAACTGGAGATAATCTTGAAGATCATAGCAAGTACGCCTCCTGGTTGGGCTCTCCTGTAGACCTTGATCTAAGGCTTTTCAAAAAATAA
- a CDS encoding Gfo/Idh/MocA family oxidoreductase has translation MNTKKTIITYGTFDMFHQGHLRLLERAKALGDYLIVGVTDENYDRSRGKLNVVENTETRMEAIKALDFVDKVILETSKKQKAEDMVKYNVDIFAIGDDWIGTFDYLNEFTHVEYLARTKGISSTLLRQNNFDIIELGIVGLGSDTTAFIDEATHVPNLNIKRIYSPDLAALKQYTEKSTHIDYGHDNYDDFLDTDIVAVYIDTTLEQHYPLIKKALMAKKHVLCENPLALHKSELRELLSLAKKEEVLLLSALRTAFLPAFNQLLSELDKGLIGDVKEVRATRTTLYKEKDYPDNFMAQGATNILSSYPSLLVNKILGKSKDITFFDQGTEGYDVSNLIISKHKGGAIGISNVATGIKSEGDAVISGTKGYVYIPEPWWITKQFHVRFEDEHKSQTFKYEFDGCGLRYMIAEFASLIQRGERKSQMLSPQDMISINRVLLEYNERKFKELKEAE, from the coding sequence ATTAATACTAAAAAAACAATTATTACATATGGAACATTCGATATGTTTCATCAAGGTCATCTGAGACTACTGGAGCGCGCAAAGGCATTAGGAGACTACCTGATAGTAGGTGTCACTGACGAAAACTATGACCGTTCGCGTGGCAAGCTAAATGTTGTCGAAAATACAGAGACGCGCATGGAGGCCATTAAGGCTTTAGATTTTGTTGATAAGGTTATTCTCGAAACATCTAAAAAGCAAAAAGCTGAAGACATGGTGAAATACAATGTTGATATTTTTGCCATTGGCGATGATTGGATCGGTACATTTGACTACCTTAATGAATTCACGCATGTGGAGTACCTGGCTCGTACAAAAGGTATATCTAGCACCTTACTAAGACAAAATAACTTTGACATAATTGAGCTTGGCATTGTCGGCCTTGGTAGTGATACAACTGCTTTTATCGACGAAGCGACACATGTTCCAAACCTGAACATCAAGCGTATTTATTCCCCCGACTTAGCGGCTTTAAAGCAATACACCGAAAAAAGTACTCACATTGATTATGGCCATGATAATTACGATGATTTTTTAGATACTGACATTGTTGCCGTTTATATTGATACCACTTTAGAACAACATTACCCACTGATTAAAAAAGCCTTAATGGCTAAGAAACATGTCTTGTGTGAAAACCCTCTCGCCTTGCATAAAAGTGAATTACGAGAGTTACTTTCTTTAGCCAAAAAAGAAGAAGTCTTACTCCTTTCAGCACTGCGTACTGCCTTTTTACCGGCCTTCAATCAGCTCTTAAGCGAATTAGATAAAGGCTTGATTGGCGATGTTAAAGAAGTCCGTGCTACTCGTACTACACTCTATAAAGAAAAGGATTATCCCGACAACTTTATGGCTCAAGGGGCAACCAATATTTTATCTTCTTACCCCTCTTTACTCGTCAATAAAATTTTAGGAAAAAGTAAAGACATCACATTTTTTGATCAGGGTACTGAAGGTTACGATGTTTCTAATCTAATTATTAGTAAACATAAAGGCGGCGCCATTGGTATATCAAATGTCGCAACTGGAATAAAATCAGAAGGAGATGCGGTTATTTCTGGCACCAAAGGTTATGTGTATATCCCTGAACCGTGGTGGATAACTAAGCAATTTCATGTGCGCTTTGAAGACGAACATAAAAGTCAAACTTTTAAATATGAATTTGATGGTTGCGGACTGCGCTACATGATTGCCGAATTCGCCTCACTTATACAACGTGGGGAACGCAAATCTCAGATGTTATCACCGCAAGATATGATCAGCATTAATCGAGTTTTATTAGAGTATAATGAAAGAAAATTCAAAGAATTGAAAGAGGCAGAATAA
- a CDS encoding ribosomal protein L7/L12: MIVLYIILGILALVFILKVAANSSNIETPDNVTEEDVKQFMRDGKKIHAIKCYRQITGMGLKDAKDAVERMEL; this comes from the coding sequence ATGATCGTATTATATATCATCCTAGGAATTCTTGCTTTAGTTTTCATACTCAAAGTAGCCGCAAATTCTTCTAACATTGAAACCCCTGATAATGTCACTGAAGAAGATGTAAAACAGTTCATGAGAGATGGGAAAAAGATTCATGCCATAAAATGCTACCGACAAATCACTGGTATGGGACTAAAGGATGCAAAAGATGCAGTGGAGAGAATGGAACTCTAA
- a CDS encoding GyrI-like domain-containing protein, with amino-acid sequence MKEVYFEKRTIYGLKARTNNANEFSTDKGLIAPLWKTFNDSITVDYTNGARVFGLYCDYESDHSKDYTVFVGTDQNYAQSTIALESREIPSANYLLFEAQGDMPQTLIDTWTIIWEYFSKADCFHQRLYSTDFEFYTSSTSIEIYISIK; translated from the coding sequence ATGAAAGAAGTTTACTTTGAAAAAAGAACTATTTACGGTTTAAAAGCACGTACTAATAATGCCAATGAATTTTCTACTGACAAAGGCCTTATTGCACCACTTTGGAAAACTTTTAATGATTCCATTACAGTAGATTATACCAATGGTGCACGAGTCTTTGGGCTTTACTGCGATTATGAATCTGACCATAGTAAGGACTATACTGTTTTTGTGGGGACAGATCAGAACTATGCTCAAAGTACAATTGCATTAGAAAGTAGAGAAATCCCAAGTGCGAATTATTTACTTTTCGAGGCTCAGGGAGATATGCCACAAACGCTTATTGATACGTGGACAATCATTTGGGAATATTTTTCAAAGGCTGACTGTTTCCATCAACGTTTGTACTCTACTGATTTTGAATTTTATACGAGCTCGACAAGTATTGAGATTTATATCTCAATCAAATAA
- a CDS encoding transposase, whose product MYDTLFPEYFIEELRQTIGILCGPLKIAGQIILRPEFQEIKKAIEDDQLQLSKDRAATRNREFKNSSTQKHPPAELVVALFIARHFYDNCYGERGYSMLCENSSLQQFIGRLGIGSFPSRNTIHEQVSALSEKTLNLFHQAILNCVKECGLDDFSAVIIDSTAIKADSAWPVDSQLLKNLSCKMMKNISDVHDQLPCVERRKIPLKRLQNYCDYMSKLDFEISMLKGKKGARKMRQKFYTQELLPRCRKFIIRLEKTLPQIKQHCESAKVLMIDECLSRFIDKVLMVEHRFNMAPKDYDTKTARKIYSMSDNDAAFIKKGGRETVFGYRPNFAFSANGFLTSFTLESGNTSDSKAFSNCLDENKKMTGETAMMISVDDGYSSAANLDDAIEKGATLVSVSGSKGKKLLGEDIYESENYQLARNIRSISEAGISKLKNYHNLERFTVCGLKRVRQETLISAIGFNLERICQLLCQIEVEVAA is encoded by the coding sequence ATGTACGATACTCTTTTTCCCGAATATTTCATCGAGGAATTACGGCAAACTATAGGAATTTTATGCGGACCATTGAAGATTGCGGGGCAAATCATACTTCGTCCTGAATTTCAAGAGATCAAAAAGGCAATTGAAGATGATCAACTTCAGTTGAGTAAAGATAGAGCCGCCACTAGAAACCGCGAGTTTAAAAACAGCTCTACCCAAAAACACCCCCCAGCTGAATTGGTGGTGGCGTTGTTCATAGCCCGTCACTTTTATGATAATTGTTACGGTGAACGAGGCTATAGTATGCTATGTGAGAATAGTTCCTTGCAGCAGTTTATTGGGCGCTTGGGCATAGGAAGCTTCCCTTCACGCAATACGATTCATGAACAAGTCTCTGCTCTTTCTGAGAAGACCCTTAATCTTTTTCATCAAGCTATTTTGAACTGCGTTAAGGAGTGTGGCCTGGATGATTTTTCAGCAGTGATTATTGATTCTACAGCCATTAAGGCCGATTCAGCGTGGCCTGTCGATAGTCAATTACTAAAGAACCTTAGTTGTAAAATGATGAAAAATATCAGTGACGTTCATGATCAGCTTCCCTGTGTTGAGCGCAGAAAGATCCCTCTCAAACGCCTGCAAAATTACTGTGATTATATGAGTAAACTGGATTTCGAGATCTCTATGCTTAAAGGAAAAAAAGGAGCAAGAAAAATGAGGCAAAAGTTTTATACGCAAGAACTTTTACCGAGGTGCCGAAAATTTATTATTCGCCTGGAGAAGACTCTTCCTCAAATTAAACAACACTGTGAAAGTGCCAAAGTTCTGATGATTGACGAATGTCTATCTCGCTTCATAGATAAAGTTTTGATGGTTGAACATCGCTTCAACATGGCTCCTAAGGACTACGATACGAAGACGGCACGGAAAATTTACAGCATGAGTGATAATGATGCAGCATTTATTAAAAAGGGTGGTCGAGAAACCGTATTTGGCTACCGACCAAATTTCGCCTTTAGTGCCAATGGTTTTCTGACATCATTCACCCTAGAATCTGGAAATACTAGTGACAGCAAGGCCTTCAGTAATTGCCTTGATGAAAATAAAAAGATGACGGGCGAGACCGCAATGATGATCAGTGTGGATGACGGATATAGCTCTGCCGCCAATTTAGATGATGCCATCGAAAAAGGGGCGACATTAGTCAGTGTTAGTGGCTCAAAGGGAAAGAAGCTCTTAGGAGAAGATATTTATGAGAGTGAAAACTACCAACTTGCGAGAAATATCCGATCAATTTCCGAAGCAGGTATTTCAAAGCTGAAGAACTATCACAACCTTGAGCGATTTACCGTTTGTGGCTTAAAGAGGGTTCGTCAAGAAACTCTCATAAGCGCCATAGGATTCAACTTGGAAAGGATCTGCCAGTTATTATGTCAAATAGAGGTTGAGGTCGCCGCATAG